CAGTCGGACAAGAAGACGGCACCGCTGCCTCCAGAGACTCAGTCTCAACATCTGGATCCAGCTGCTTTCAGTTTGCCCCTGCAGCTCTCCGTCAACACGCAGGACAACAGCTCGGCCCTGAAGGTGTCTGAACACCTGGAGGAGGACAGTCAGGCCACACAGATCGAGGAGCCGGAGGAGCCGCCCGACTCCGTCAGCTCACAGCAGAGGAGCGAGAGCAACGGTGTCCCTGCAGAGCCGCAGACCGCCACCAGTTCCAAAGCTTCCACCTCGGCTGAATCACAGAAGCCTTGCGACGGCGAATGTGCCAAGAACGAGCCGTGCAACCTGTCGCAGACGTCCGACGTGCACAAAAAGACGGCAGCTGCATTGAATGTACAGAACGTGAATGTAAAAGACGGTCAGAGTGCGAGCTCTGCAGACGTCGTGTCCTGCTCGCAACCAAAGTCTGACCTGACTGTGAACAGCTGCGTGCAGGAGACGCCACCGGACACAAGTTTGCCCTCGCAGTCCGTCATCTCTCAGACAGCTTCTGCAGATGTGGTGAAGAGTTCTGCAGACTCCAAGAAGGACGGAGCGAAGAGTCCACCCGGTAAACCTTTATCGCAGAGGAGTGGGGCGGTCGGAAACAGTCAGGCAGTCATAGAGGTGATGGAGGGTggagcagaagaggaggaggtgatggaggaggagaacacAGTGGGTGCCGAGGCCTCAGGAGCCGCTCTGGTCCTCTCTCAGAGCCAGGTGTTGTCTCCGGAGcccatggaggaggaggacagcgTCATTATCGTCACGGACAGCGAGAGAGACTCCCAGCTCCTTCAGAAAGACGGGACGCCGCAGCAGTCAAAGAACAGCAGCTCCCAGCCGCTCAGAGGCAAAGTGTCCGTCTCCACCAACGGCCACGAGGCTCAGGCCAAGAAGGCAAACACGCCTCCTGATAGGCTCTCCCAGACTGAGAGGGCGGGGCCTGAACCAGAGGGGCTCAAAGACAAGAGTCTGAGTGACAGCTCGGGAGGTAAGCAATGTGATATCTACATCTGGGTTAAAAACCTAACCTGTGTGTCAGGACGACTACtactaggcctgtcaccataattaCTATATAATTACTATATTGACTTATCGTTCGACAtacaaaaatggacacaatagtttttttctggactcaatatattgtcgctTACAttcgtgactttttgtgcttttttgtgttgtgtttaaagtaaagctacAAAtgtttcccaagcagccattccagctgtttgtatgttatttataatataaaataatataatacagaatgattatctcagtgcaatgttttgttaacagagcctgaaaggccattctatttgttttgattgtagtttatttatttatgttttatttatctaggatatcgtaatatttcttttccacattttaattccaaagtttaatattctcgagatttaaaaattcattgttgtggaaaaggatgtacttattatgctataaaactaaaacaacatcgatacacAGATACTAtcatttatcgtgatagtttctgggaaaatatattgtcctaaaagatgtgttatcgtgacaggcctaactACCATGTGTTAATCTTATGGGGTCCTGAGATAATTTGCCATTtaggaaacaagaaaaagaactatttacttttctgtcttttctcaaatatttaattttttcttatgAAACACTGCAGTTGCATCTTTTCAGGCctctaaaaaaaggaaatttatTATAAATTGCTTAAAACTTAACGAGATATTGCTTCATATTAAGGAGCAAACATTAAGGAGCAAATGTGTGGTTTAGAGCATTAAATTCTGTGCCTGGAAGCACAAATATGCCACTGAAAGTGTCACTTCAACTACACTCATTTTGGTCTTAAATGAAGCGTTATTGCAATTGATAACAAGATTTTGGCAGAGTAAACCACTTTATTTGGAGGTAAAACATCAAATCTAGCACATAAAAATGATCagtcattgcacagaaaaactgcacacaacaaaaatacagtttgtcaAACCTGTCTGGTCATCTGACTTCTCCTGTTTTATGTTTGATAAGTCACTGTAGCACCTTATTCCACGTTaaatcacactgtgaaaagCATATTTTCATTCAGTTGTAGCATAAAGTAGAGAAAATAAACTTGGTAATTGATATCGCCTTCATGCACCATCAAAGCTAGAAATGTGAActgaaacatgtctttgtgcagaataacacagttataatgatataaatcagaaaaaaattaaaaatgcagcttgccttattatgttatttattttgcagaaaTTTGTATAAAATGGAatctatatataaaacatttttcccaCAAGTTTTTGCAatactggaaaaaatgtttcgCATGCTATGTACATATtgaataatttacttttttttaaaaaaacagtttgtctTGTCCCTTCCCCTCTGGTCTGTTTCAagagcctgcagttcagtccaagtcacatgacttgttTTATGAATCaaattttaagtttttcttttctggattttctttGGTTTTGTGCAAGTGTTAATTTTTTGGTAAAATTTTAATTGGGACATGTAGAATATGACTTTGTTATGTGTTCCTGGCAAAAGGTAGAGAAATAAACTTTAAGAAAATTGATATTGCCTTCATGCACAGGAGTACCGCAGTGTTGatcatgtttaaatgtttatttttgcagctgtttttctcACAAACTTGTTGAGTTGGCATCTTCCTCTAATGCTTAATATTCCAGGGATGCAGCCAGTACTTAAAACCCTGTAAATGTTCTGTAAGGCTTTGTCTGCAAAAGTACATTAGAGGTGAGAGTTGAGACAGATCATCTGTGTCTGTCATGAACCATgttgtattgtctgtattatCTGTATTATCTATTAATTCTGCCTTTCTATCACAGAAATCTCCTTCCACTTCACACTTCCTAAAGAAGGAGAGCTGATTGGTCCTGTCGTCGGAGCCACGCCCCCTCTGATCAGCCAGCTGAAGCAGACGCTGAGACACAGCACGCCCATCGGTGAGTTCCAACCTCTACTAATGCTGCTTTCATGTGGAGTCGGAATAATTAGGAAAATGGTTTACTGGCTTAAAAAATTCTTATGATGACGTCTCAAGTCAGATCAACAACTCATGAGTTGCAGAACAAACAAATGTTGGGTTAACGGTAAAAAACTTTGTTAATATATGTAAGGTGTAATCTGTAATAGTGTGAGCTCATAACAGCTGATGCTGTCCAGGTAGAGGGATTAGATTAGTTAGAAAAGTTATTAATTGGCCTTAATGCTAATGACAGGTCACGAAAAGCAGAATTTTCAGGGTTTTAGGGaattgatgttttgtttttacgcTCTAAGCTATGAAACGCAGCATGCACTTCCCAACTTGCGAAATTGGACCAACTGACCATGTGAATGTGTAAGCTGTCCTCTCCTACTTTTGCAGAGCATGTCTGTTTTGAAACACGTTGTCATTGGCCTTATTAGGACAGAGCCGACTCTGCCTCCCGTTAAGTGAAGTTCAATCTGTATAAAGAGCTGTTTCAAAACATACAAATTTCCCGGAGTATTTGTGtgaactgaatattttacaaacAGAGGAAAATAACCGATAAAGTCTCTACAAGATGGGTGCTATTATGTGTAACTTTAACAGAACTGTATTTATCAAGAGTAGCAAGCAGAACGGTACGAGTACACAGAAACACCAGAAGTGACACAATTTGCTCACCATCAGCAGCAGGGTCACTTAACCAGGTGTGTGTCCTAAGAGATTTGTCTCAGTTTggtttgacacatttaatagaATCCTATTTGATTTGTGAGAGGTACAAGTGACGACGAGGGGTTTATTATATCATTTAGTgtattattacttgtttgtattaCAGGGACAAAAGCATTCTAACTACTCGTATCCAAAATATTCGCATCATACAAATGTTAACTgtaactagggatgggaataagtATCGATGATCGATCAATGGTCGTTAAGTATTTGGTCGATCAcctggaatttttaatcgatccgtgtatttttttattttaatattatctcTATGTATCattactcactgaactgaaacacgctgagcgttcagttctgcagccgtaaGTCAATAagacaatgagctgagaattaagttggataaagctacagtttgcaaactgaaagttgcaataacaattataaaacacacagaattataaGAGGATTAATTGGAGAAAAACcatcttactgtatcaaaccttgctagcatgaattactgagtttaatttgatgcaAAACTaatttgaacacaaaacacatttaaatatggagattactgtgaaaactaacctcatgcctcttcgcggtctaaaacataaaacattgaacaacTTGACGTTATCCTTAAGTATCACCTCATGTtatttagttttacgattgacaagaagtctcttttcatcctttcaaaataaaagcgtccattatcaaaacatgcttttgcattgtactgtatatcttttgttttgcccatgtatgcatgcagcgattaatcgattgattgttaacgttatagataatcgagttggcaggtttcttccaaacgcctaTCCCTAACTGTAACACATGGCACACAAACTCGCATTATCCAAACACAGTCAGCCGTATTCTGGTTTTGACCTCATCttgtctttctcttcctccagaGATCTCTTCCTTTTCCGACAAGTCTGGCGTGGTAGGAGATGTGTCTGCAGACGGGGCGATGGCAGCCAGCGACATCGTCTCGGGGGAGAGCGGGGACGACTCGACGGAGAGAGGTGACGGGAAGCTGAGCCTGAGGATGAAGCTGGTGACTCCGGTGGAGGAGGGCAGCTCGGAGCGCTTCAGCCTGCAGAGTacgagcaaacacacacacacacacatgctgatcCACGCACTCATCGCCCTCTCAGTAATAAACGTCTAATTTCTGTCCCCTCAGAGCCCGCACTGTCGGATGAGGATGGATCTGTTGTCAAGGTTACCACTGTTGCCAAGGCTGTAACCAGGTAACCCGGCGCTCGCTCTTTATGCACAAACTGAAACCTTTCATCAGAGAGAATCAGCCGTCtattcagcacacacacacacacacggcaccAATTTGTCCTTTAAGCTAGTTCAACAGATTTATGGGTGATAATTTAAGGTTCAACTGATTAAAAGTGTTCTGGTGGTGTTTTCATTCATAAATCTGTGAGTGATgtagggcgccacaggaatgagttctaaCACCAGCAGGAAGTTAGCATGTTGGCACcctctcctctcaaactcagTGAGGACTCTGAATATTAACACGAGCTGAGGAGATGTTACGTGTCCTTATAAAGGCAgctgctaacaagtggctaaatgagactataGCGGccgtcggggacattaaacatctTCACAACGGACATGgacgggaactctctcactaacCCGCCCCACAGCCTCTAGTCTAGTGTTTTTATAAACTCTTGAAGATTGTTAatgatgcagcttttatttCTGTCAGCTGCTTCAAACTTTATAAAAGtggagttcatctgtgaagattatcctgctgaacaaagcGTGTCAGCGTCAGAAACGTGTTTGCCAGAGTTTATTATCTCTGCAATGATCTAAAATGTCTCAACAGACCCCATGGAGATGTTAACTtccaggttggcctacaaaaaacGTCATTATTGTTTCCTCTTTATACAActctatttaaaataaatcggaacactgtaaataaaaacagattgcaTTAAATGAGTTTATGTACGAAGTTTGAAcagttttatttacgttttagaaaacccaacttttttggaatcggggttgtaGTAACATGACATGTTTGTTGTAGTAACAACAAACTGATGActtgaattaaaaatgtaatgcctTACTTTATTCTTAAacgaaataataataagagtatAGTGCAGACTATAGAACAGACCGGATCAAGTGAaaggtaaagaaaaacatttgcacAATGCTGTCAGACACTAACAACAATCTGAGCAAGTCGGAGGCAAAAAGAAGCTTTTACTGGATACACATTGATGCTGCACAATTGCCAAAAAGATTTTTGTGGCTGCAGCGCTCTGGTTTAATACTGGAGCAATTAAAAACATTGTTGTGCTGGTTATAAAAATAGGAATGAAACTGTGATATTCCATGTCCCAGCAGCCCGTCGGTGTTCAGTCGTGTCCGGCAGGTGCACAGGCAGCAGGAGGCGAGGGAGGACAGCCAGGCTGCAGCCAACAACACACCTGTCAGGTAAGTACGCTCACTGTTCACACTCTATTGCTACATGTAATGGAAGCTCTTCTGCTTGCATTGTGTGTGATTCTGTGATTCTTCTACTGTGAGGACAAAAATAAACCTGTGAAAAGCTTTAGTTCCTCATTTGAATAATTGGTCGTTATAGTTGAGCAGAAATGTCAGACTTTGTGTCACCCAGATATAtacgtgtgtatatatgtatatgtgtatatatatatatatatatatatatgtatatatgtgtatatatatgtatatatgtgtatgtatgtgtatatatatgtatgtgtatatatatatatatatatatatatatgtgtgtgtatatatatatatgtgtgtgtgtgtgtatatatatatatgtatgtgtgtatatatatgtatgtgtgtgtgtatatatatatatgtatgtgtgtatatatatatgtatatgtgtatatatatatgtgtatatgtgtgtatatatatatatatgtgtatgtgtgtatatatatgtgtatatgtgtgtgtatatatatgtgtatatgtgtgtatatatatatgtgtatatgtgtgtatatatgtgtatatgtgtgtgtgtgtatatatgtgtatatgtgtgtgtatatatatgtatatgtgtgtgtgtgtatatatgtgtatatgtgtgtgtgtgtatatgtgtgtgtatatatatatgtgtatatgtgtgtgtatatatatatatgtgtatatgtgtgtatatatatgtgtatatatgtgtatatgtgtgtatatatatgtgtgtatatgtgtgtatatatatgtgtgtatatgtgtgtatatatatatgtatatatgtgtgtgtgtatatatgtgtgtatatatgtgtgtgtgtatatatatgtgtatatatatatataaatcgcAGGGGAGAAGCCTCCCGTATGTGTTATGTATCCCACTTCAGTTCTCTCTGCAGTCTAGacttttttcaccatgtgtAAAAGTTGAAGTCTTAAAGCTGCTGTTCGGTTCCTTCCTGTTTGTCTGTTATTTCTCTGTAAGTGATGTGTTGAGTCGCAGCAGTCCGACCTGCAGTTTGACCTAGAGGAGTATGAATAGCTTCCCCCTGTTGTAATGTGTTTCACTAGACAGAAATGGGTCTAAAACTGTGTGTaaaacagagggagggagagagagacctACTTTTGCAGTCTAGAGTTGGGATGATGGTTATTTTTTGCATGTTCTCTCGGGACACGAGGAGCAGTAAGGTGCAGCTCTGACTGAGTGTGATTGTTTTACTAAATGTGTCTTGCAAGTGAATTCTTTCTTTTATCCACTTGCAGTTTTTTAGAGAGCTGTGCTGTTTAACTGTCAATATGAATAGCAGTCTAATGAGAAGTGCAGAGCCAAACTATTTATGCAGATGGTTTTGTTATCTAGTTGTTACCATCATCTATATCAGGGTATCCGCAGGGTCTTCAAAAGTCTTAAATATCTAAAAtcaaataatttgaatttaaggcgTTAAAACGtcttaaatataaatttgaaaagccttaaaaatgtattaacattacttttattttgaacaaatgcataaacttcagtctcgcttttaaatgtttaaatttttgaggacgctaaaaaaaagactctaTCATAAAGATTCAATAAGAATAaatcagaaatcttcctgcatttttaatatgggagccaatgaggctgttggtgtgtgttggtggcgcgtctgtgcgtcctacgcccaaactataactctgacagctttacaagaggattgtgagtgagaagacaaattttcctacgtttccatgtataaattatttctgtagagtggaatttgcacccttgagcgcagttttcaaatttattttttgacaatttgttctctccctctacactcttgcgatgatgtcacacactgtgacacgaacatactaggaaacaaattgagaaaaaagtctagaaatatctagaaaagctttagaaaaatttagagaaggatctagaacAACCTAGAaggtgatattgaaaaaaaatctagagatctagagcttttctggtttttcttgattattttctagatttttcttaatccttctctagatttttcgaaagcatttccagatctttttctggattttctagatatttgttttctagatcatattctagatttttttaaaatgtttttctggatttttttccctagtttttacaagagcatttctagatcattttctagatttttttagatccttttaatttttcgaaatcttttctagatttttcttaatccttctctagagTTTTCGAAAAAATtatagatatttctagatctttttctggattttctagatatttgttttctagatcatattctagatttaaaaaaaaaaaatttctggataattttcctagtttttacacaagcatttctagatcattttccaggtttttctagatccttttaattttttgaaatctttctagatatttctatattattttctagattttcattgatctttctctagatttttcaaaagcatttctagattctagaaaaaaaaaatagaaaatccagaaaaagatctagaaatgctttcagagaaggatctagaaaactctagaaaacctagagatctagagcttttctagatttttcttgattattttctagatttttcttaatccttctctagatttttcgaaagcatttctaaatatttctagatctttttctggattttctagatatttgttttctagatcatattgttgtgtaatttattggtccaagttgtaggtcaaatagctcataaattagtttttaaaggagtccaattggaaaaaattacttctcttatctttaacaattaatcaaaagcccCGTTGGAAAACAGCTCCAAAAAAACTCTCCAACAagtctcaaaaatcttcaagcaggagtccaagatcttgtgacacactttattatcgataaaaagtggagagaacaaatataatacacacaaggtGCAGTCCATAAGCTCTCTAACTCGAATGACACTTACATGAGTTATTatagagaaatcacacacatctgtccatcccatcattaatatttattatgacctttccTCCAATAAAATTTGTTAATTCTTTAGATTTCTCCTCCTAGGGGCTGCTCCAAATCCGCCCCCCCTAGGTGCAGGTGGCATTACCTCATCCCCTGGCAGAGAGACATCAATATGTTTAGGGGTTGAAACTATTGCCATGATTTAAAATCCCGCATTGGTTCTCATAGGGCCTTTCTATGCTTTATTTACTATGATTTAAAATGATCCGTTAGTTCCCACAGAGTTTTTCCATATTCTTACTTCTCACTCATCTGTCTGCTATACACAGAGCTTTtccatttttcatttcttactgaGAGTCTTTCTTATTTAGTCCTAGCTAATGCTGCTTCTTGCCCAGCTGGGCAACCTtgcttcttattcttattcttgctTCTCTCTTATTCTTACCAGCACTCTAATGAACATCTCTGGTGAAAGATCACAGGTGTTTTTCTGGCACAAACTTAACATTCTTATCTAGGCCTTATTctacttctcctctcttccagtacttctccacctttaagttaaatctctgcagcatattgattatacatataacatcatatagatcactcagggttacattatttaatcacacttTGTCATACAAATAGCTACATAGTCCCTCTAGAGACCCTCATAAAGAGATACTAGCTTAACtctcaccacattatttactctACATTATCCCCCCTATGTGACTTAATTAGTCACATCTCAGTAATGTCGCCGTCTAAAGATGGCCGTAGCCACCCTACTAGGTTCACTTTATCACTATTGACAAGGATCCATTTTTACAGCTTAAGTGGGAGTTATGCCAGCTCTCACAAGGACTAGGTGCAAGCCTTAAACTCGTTTCCCAAGCGTTTTAGCGTTacagtagtatatatatatgaggtcACACAGGATATATAATTCCAGCACACTGGTCCAGTATATATTCACACAAATCTTAGTGCGGTGATACAGTAGATAAATGTAATGTGACAATCAAAACCTTTACCAGTGTTTGACTAACTTTATCAAATGTAGTGTGACAATTAAACCTTTACTAGTGTTTGACTAACTTTATCAAATGTAGTGTGACAATTAAACCTTTACTAGTGTTTGACTAACTTTATCAAATGTAGTGTGACAATTAAACCTTTACTATGAAATCTCCAAAAGGGAGCTACAATACATCACACATTTTGAGTCATATAAAGTAAACATGATTATACCATggtaaaaagaaattaaatctgCTGAGATGAAGATCTTTTGCTCCATGTGCCAGACGCACAGTGGAGTGCCACCACCAGGGAGAGGTTACATGTGATGCCTGGTGATGGGGTTCTCAGCGTTCCTCAGGTCCGGGAAGGTCTCAGATGTAGAGGATAGGGACCCCGGGTCCCTCATCAGGGCTGGGTAAGCGGATAGGAGTGGTGGGTGAATATGAGGGTGATGGGCTTCGAGGAGAGGGTGCTGGGCTGCGGTGAGTGGGCAGGTTGTCTTCGTCGGCGATCATATCAGCCAATGCCCGTGTTAGTGCCACACGACATGGCGCATTAGGGGAGAGTTCCCGAGTGTGGCGTCTGTAGATTTCCAGCTCACGTAGGAGGCGCCTCACCTGGGTTTGTTTGTCAACCCGGATTTCCATCTCGTGCCTCCATCTGGCCAGCAATCTCTCCCGCTCGCTGGCCCACTCCTGTTTCATTGCCTCTCTTTCAACAGCCCATGCTCTCTCCAGCGTCTTCCTGGTGCTAGCCCACACTCTCTTCTGTGCTGCAGCCGCTTCGAGGCGGTCACGCTTTGCTGCCCAGTTGATCCGGGCCTTGATTCTGGCCCTTTCCTTCCGGAGGTTGGCAACCTCTTCAGGGGTACGGCCCTTCAGGTACCTGTAGAAGGCCGCCATGGACATTTTTGCCAATGCCTCTGCTGCTCCCCCTGGCTGCAATAGGACGTAGTtggcctccttctcctcctcgtccGATGAGGAGGATTCGTCAATATCCTCAGTCGCCGGCCATCCTTCTCCAATCATCATCTGCTCCTCCCACTGGCGCTGTAGAGACTTCTGGGCCACTGGCTGCTGCATGTGCCGGGGAGTTTTGGCAGTAGACTTGGATGGTCTCACCTGTTGATTCCCTGGCCCTGGTTTTGGTGGTGCGGGTTGTTCCAACAGCTCCTGCAGTATGCTTGGTCCCTGCGCAGGAGACGGGTCGTGCATCCGAGACATCCATTGCTCAGAAGGGTCACCTGGGAGCCACGCCTGCTGAGGGAAGTGGTGGGAACTGTGTGGCCTTAGCCTCTATCACAGTTTTGACCTGTTGGAAGATAGCCTTGTATATTTGCGTTAGATGTTTCAGATAATAGGTGAATTCATGTTGATATTGTTCAAGCGGAGGCCCCTCATAGGGTCCTCTGTAAAAGGGGACCGGCATCGGTCTCCCTGTTAGTGCTTCATGCGGTGTTAGGTGGGTTAGTCTGTTACACTGTGTTCTCATGCTCATCAAAGCAAGTGGCAACGCCTCCACCCAGCTTAGCTTATGGTCACTGTCAGCCataatttttgtgattttgctcTTCAAAACTCCATTAGCTCGTTCTACTTGTCCCTGTGACTGAGGGTGATACACACAGCCATATTTCTGCTTAATTCCTAACATTTTCATGGCAATTTTCATCACATTAGCTGTAAAACGCGGACCATTGTCAGAGCTCATTACATCTGGTATTCCAAACCGTGGAAAAACTTCTTTACACAGAAACTTAGCTGCTGACCTCGCATCTGGACCTTTTGTTGGAACTGCTTCCACCCACTTGGTAAACCTGTCCACAACCACAAGAATGTACCTGTAACCATTCTTTCTGTCTATCATATCTATGTAATCCATTTGTAGATGGTGAAATGGCCCTTCAGGCACCGGAACATGTGCTAACGGCGTCGTGAACGCTCTCCTGACATTATTCGTGTTACATACCGTGCAtgcatttatccatccatcaactCTGTGTGCCAACATTGGTGACCACCAGACTGCTTGCAGTCGTCTCAATATCTCCCCCCTAGCGACATGGTCTTGACCATGCGCTTCCTGAATGGCAATTGGTACCAATGCCGGTGGGAGGACAAATTGTCCCTGCGCACTGAGCCAGAGGCCATTTTTATGTGGGTCTGGATTATTTTGGATTTTAATTGCGCCTCTTTTGATCCATATTTGATGTGACCACGGACCGGCTCTTTCCTGTGCTTCTTTAAGAGATGTTATGTTTGTTATAGGTTCCAGATTCTCTGCCATTAAAAGTGGTCCCATGTATGTGGGCGTAGCTACACGTTTAGCTGCTTCATCTGCTAAATTGTTGCCTTTGGCTATCAGGGAGTCAGTTTTTTGGTGGGCCGGGCATTTGATAATAGCAAGTGCTTTAGGGAGGTGTATGGCCTCTAGCAGAGCTGAAATAGCTTCCCCATGAGTTACTGGAGAGCCATCTGCCCTTAAAAAACCTCTTTGCTTCCACGTGACGCCATAAACATGGCACACGCCATAGGCGTATTGTGAGTCTGTATATACATTTAGGGTCTTACCCGCTGCCAAGTGACATGCTGCAGTCAAAGCCTTGATTTCTGCGAGCTGCGCTGAACAAGGCTGGTTAAGTTTAGTGGCTTGTACCTCATAGAAAGAGCCGTCAGACTGCAACTGTATTATGGCGTAACCAGCGTGGTTTCCTGCTGCATCTCTAAAACAGGAACCATccacaaacagagttatttcaGCAGTTATTGGTTGATTATCTAGATCTTTACGTGGTTTCATGAACTCATCTGTTGTCTGGAGACATGTGGTGTCCCGTCTACAGGAGTCACCATCCGGGTGGCAGGATTGATTGTGGTGC
The Centropristis striata isolate RG_2023a ecotype Rhode Island chromosome 2, C.striata_1.0, whole genome shotgun sequence DNA segment above includes these coding regions:
- the LOC131981571 gene encoding uncharacterized protein LOC131981571 translates to MSRMHDPSPAQGPSILQELLEQPAPPKPGPGNQQVRPSKSTAKTPRHMQQPVAQKSLQRQWEEQMMIGEGWPATEDIDESSSSDEEEKEANYVLLQPGGAAEALAKMSMAAFYRYLKGRTPEEVANLRKERARIKARINWAAKRDRLEAAAAQKRVWASTRKTLERAWAVEREAMKQEWASERERLLARWRHEMEIRVDKQTQVRRLLRELEIYRRHTRELSPNAPCRVALTRALADMIADEDNLPTHRSPAPSPRSPSPSYSPTTPIRLPSPDEGPGVPILYI